In Chryseobacterium gotjawalense, the following are encoded in one genomic region:
- a CDS encoding glycoside hydrolase family 88 protein encodes MVWNLYFILILFLIIFLIDAISQFTTWQSRINIGRFQHLEDWRMKVLTLSRRWLKNTPTVPLTDNDRLIIIDMIKGKYKRSAIQCWQEAALVLGLTASIKKAPSHEIQKEINDFFVSKTETSGAWKIIPTESDHAMLAYAFLNAEFIDHQKYRAAFDQTYQMILSLKGTDGTVAYKNHVREYRFVDTIGFICPFLVSYGLKFNVPEAVDLAVNQITEYQKYGMMPQENIPCHTYHVATKIPAGLFGWGRGLGWYVIGLADTWHGLPENHPHKKKLEILVVATANSTIKFQSENGGFHWLLFDKGSHLDSSSAATLAWFFTVASEIPEIAEECLFAREKALDYLMTVTRRSGAVDFSQGDTKGIGVYSQNFDILPFTQGIVLRTLNYSPDAI; translated from the coding sequence ATGGTCTGGAATCTATATTTTATATTAATTTTATTTCTCATCATTTTCCTGATTGATGCTATTTCCCAGTTTACCACTTGGCAAAGCCGTATTAATATCGGGCGTTTTCAGCATCTAGAAGACTGGCGCATGAAAGTGCTTACGCTTTCACGGAGATGGCTTAAAAACACCCCTACTGTGCCCCTAACTGACAACGATCGGCTTATAATTATTGACATGATCAAAGGTAAATACAAGCGATCTGCGATTCAATGCTGGCAGGAAGCAGCTTTGGTATTGGGCTTGACGGCATCAATAAAAAAAGCTCCTAGTCACGAGATCCAAAAGGAAATCAATGACTTCTTCGTTTCAAAAACAGAGACTTCGGGTGCCTGGAAAATTATACCCACCGAAAGCGATCACGCAATGCTGGCCTATGCCTTTTTAAATGCAGAATTTATCGATCATCAAAAATACAGAGCGGCTTTTGACCAAACCTACCAAATGATTCTTTCTTTAAAAGGGACAGATGGTACGGTGGCTTACAAAAACCATGTCCGTGAATATCGGTTTGTTGATACGATTGGGTTTATATGTCCTTTTTTGGTAAGTTATGGTTTGAAGTTCAATGTTCCTGAAGCCGTTGATTTAGCGGTAAACCAGATCACGGAATACCAAAAATACGGCATGATGCCGCAGGAAAACATTCCATGTCATACGTATCATGTCGCGACTAAAATCCCTGCAGGGCTGTTTGGCTGGGGGAGAGGTTTGGGATGGTACGTTATTGGTCTCGCCGATACCTGGCATGGCCTGCCTGAAAACCATCCCCACAAAAAGAAACTGGAAATATTGGTCGTGGCCACGGCAAACTCCACGATAAAATTTCAGTCAGAGAACGGAGGCTTTCACTGGCTGCTTTTTGATAAAGGTTCCCATTTGGATTCGAGCAGCGCAGCTACATTAGCTTGGTTTTTCACGGTTGCTTCCGAAATTCCTGAAATTGCAGAAGAATGTCTTTTCGCCAGAGAAAAAGCGTTGGATTATCTGATGACGGTCACCCGCAGATCAGGAGCTGTTGATTTTTCTCAGGGCGACACGAAAGGGATTGGCGTGTATTCCCAGAATTTTGATATATTACCTTTTACACAGGGAATTGTTTTGAGAACATTAAATTATTCTCCAGATGCTATTTAA
- a CDS encoding MBOAT family O-acyltransferase, with protein MLFNSLAFAIFFPIVFILYWFFCRKNYKYQNFLLLIASYYFYANWDWHFMFLLIFSTVLDYVSGLKIENAKSPTWRKFWLWLSIGINLGFLGFFKYYNFFVDSFAQLFEELGLHIDTWTLKIILPVGISFYTFHGLSYVIDIYKKKIKAEKNFVDYSVFVSFFPLLVAGPIERATHLLPQIQKARTFDYNKAVDGLRQILWGLFKKIVIADNCAEYANMIFNDSAHQSGSNLVMGALFFTIQIYCDFSGYSDIALGTARLLGIELLKNFSFPYFSRDIAEFWRRWHISLSTWFRDYLYIPLGGSKGGTWMKIRNTFIIFIVSGFWHGANWTFIVWGFLNALYFLPLLLTNNNRNHLEVAAMGKLLPSVKDFFKILLTFSLTVFAWIFFRAENLTHAFSYINGLFSKSIFTFPTLFPLPIIALTIFFFIVEWLGREDHFAIESLGLKFPRYIRWGFYYTLIILIFVFRGQEQQFIYFQF; from the coding sequence ATGCTATTTAATTCCCTCGCATTTGCCATATTTTTTCCAATAGTGTTTATACTCTATTGGTTTTTCTGCAGGAAAAATTATAAATATCAGAATTTTCTGCTCTTAATTGCCAGTTATTATTTCTATGCAAACTGGGACTGGCATTTTATGTTCCTTCTTATTTTCTCCACCGTATTGGATTACGTTTCGGGATTAAAAATAGAAAATGCGAAAAGCCCAACTTGGAGGAAGTTTTGGCTTTGGCTGAGCATCGGAATAAATTTGGGGTTCTTAGGGTTCTTCAAGTATTATAACTTTTTTGTAGATTCATTTGCTCAGCTTTTTGAAGAATTAGGATTACATATTGATACATGGACTTTAAAAATAATCCTGCCTGTTGGAATTTCTTTCTATACCTTTCACGGTCTTTCCTACGTCATTGATATCTATAAAAAGAAAATAAAAGCCGAAAAGAATTTTGTAGATTATTCGGTCTTCGTCAGCTTTTTTCCTTTGCTCGTTGCAGGTCCGATTGAAAGAGCAACGCATTTGCTTCCTCAGATTCAAAAAGCAAGAACTTTTGATTATAACAAAGCGGTTGATGGCCTGAGGCAAATTTTATGGGGGCTCTTTAAGAAAATCGTCATTGCCGACAACTGTGCAGAATATGCCAATATGATTTTCAATGATTCTGCCCATCAGTCCGGCAGTAATCTGGTCATGGGTGCCTTGTTTTTTACGATTCAGATCTATTGTGATTTTTCAGGGTATAGTGATATTGCCTTAGGTACCGCAAGGCTTTTGGGAATTGAGCTATTGAAAAACTTTTCCTTCCCATATTTTTCCCGGGATATCGCAGAATTCTGGCGACGGTGGCATATTTCCCTTTCTACGTGGTTCCGGGATTACTTATACATCCCTCTGGGGGGAAGTAAAGGCGGAACCTGGATGAAAATACGAAATACGTTTATTATATTTATCGTCAGTGGATTCTGGCATGGCGCGAACTGGACCTTTATTGTCTGGGGATTTCTTAATGCCCTCTATTTTTTACCTTTATTGCTGACTAATAATAACCGTAATCATTTAGAGGTAGCGGCGATGGGCAAACTGCTTCCCTCCGTAAAAGATTTTTTTAAGATCTTACTTACCTTTTCTCTGACGGTTTTTGCGTGGATCTTTTTCCGTGCAGAGAATCTTACCCATGCGTTTTCGTATATTAACGGTCTGTTTTCAAAATCAATTTTTACCTTTCCAACTCTTTTCCCGCTGCCCATTATTGCTCTGACCATATTTTTCTTCATTGTAGAGTGGTTAGGCCGCGAAGATCATTTTGCCATCGAGTCCTTAGGATTAAAATTCCCACGCTATATCAGATGGGGATTCTATTATACTTTGATTATATTAATCTTTGTTTTTAGAGGGCAGGAACAGCAATTTATTTATTTTCAATTTTAA